The Platichthys flesus chromosome 8, fPlaFle2.1, whole genome shotgun sequence genome has a window encoding:
- the exosc3 gene encoding exosome complex component RRP40: protein MLSTLKRRVGEVLLPGDEFSCDGDDTISLTEPVRPEKVLCGPGLRRSGDRLLVCKSGVLRHKQPNVFWMDCQQKRYVPAKGETVIGIVTVKSGDVFKVDFGGSEQASLSYLAFEGATKRNRPNVQVGDLVFAQFIVANKDMEPELACIGSSGRANGMGVFGGGGLLFRVSLGLVRRLLSPHSEVRSDLEQLFPCELVIGMNGRLWVRSSSVHQTLVIANLLQSCESMTPLQRRELFTRVQQGAL from the exons ATGTTGTCCACGTTGAAGCGGCGGGTCGGGGAGGTTCTGTTACCGGGGGACGAGTTCTCCTGTGACGGGGACGACACCATCTCTCTGACGGAGCCCGTCAGGCCGGAGAAGGTGCTGTGTGGCCCGGGGCTGCGGCGGAGCGGCGACCGGCTGCTGGTGTGTAAGAGCGGGGTCCTCCGCCATAAACAGCCCAACGTCTTCTGGATGGACTGTCAGCAGAAGAGG TACGTCCCTGCTAAAGGAGAGACAGTCATCGGCATCGTCACCGTTAAGTCAGGAGATGTCTTCAAGGTCGACTTCGGTGGAAGTGAACAGGCGTCTCTGTCTTACCTGGCGTTCGAGGGGGCCACGAAGAGGAACAGACCCAACGTCCAG GTGGGGGACCTGGTCTTCGCTCAGTTCATCGTAGCCAATAAGGACATGGAGCCGGAGCTGGCGTGTATCGGCAGCTCAGGACGAGCCAATGGGATGGGCGTGTTCGGAGGGGGCGGGCTGTTGTTCAGAGTCTCTCTGGGACTCGTCAGAAG GCTGCTGTCCCCCCACAGCGAGGTGCGGTCCGACCTGGAGCAGCTGTTCCCGTGTGAGCTGGTGATCGGGATGAACGGTCGTCTGTGGGTCAGATCCTCCAGCGTCCATCAGACGCTCGTCATCGCCaacctgctgcagagctgcgagAGCATGACGCCGCTGCAGAGACGGGAGCTGTTCACCAGGGTccaacagggggcgctgtag
- the tgfbi gene encoding transforming growth factor-beta-induced protein ig-h3, whose amino-acid sequence MKVCVLVLGLVLVLSRCEARSPYQAVLQHSRIRGRQQGPNVCAMQQIKGTDRKYFTNCKQWYHRKVCGKPTLITYECCPGYEKIPGEKGCPAALPLVNIYNTLGVVGASTTQMYSDRAKLREEVEGPGSFTFFAPSNEAWAALPTEILDALVSNVNIELLNALHYHMVNRRLTSEELKHGSSFTSMYQDFHVHIHHYSNGIVTVNCARLIKPDQHATNGIVHVVDRVITAISSNVNTLIDVDEDLETLRTAIAAAGLTPMLESEGQYTIFAPTNEAFEKIPPETLNRILGDPVALKDLLNYHILKQMQCAESIVSGTPMETLQGTVLEVGCDGDHMTLNGKAIVTKKDQLGTNGVVHYINELLIPDSAKTLLELAEGSSVTTASRLFAEAGLSPHLTGSEALTLLAPLNDAFTGSVTMSPDMKKLMTNHLVKQQLSSKSLYHGQELETLGGLTLRVFVYRNNLCIENACIAAHDKTGRYASMFTVDKVLTPPMGTIMDILKADDRFSLLVGAIQTAGMTELLNQQRAHTFFAPTNDAFNALPRLQLNNLLRDHQELSAMLRYHLGEGVLVSGGVGSHTRVKPLQGEKLELGLRNYTVYVNKVPVADADLMATNGVVHAVDSIIRSLPPKVDREQADGPASALRSAASSRAEAKSFRNDDLFQKVIRSRSSRTMGQ is encoded by the exons ACCAAACGTGTGTGCGATGCAGCAGATTAAAGGAACTGACAGAAAGTACTTCACCAACTGCAAACAGTGGTACCATCGCAAGGTGTGCGGCAAACCCAC tttgatcACGTACGAGTGTTGCCCGGGATATGAGAAGATTCCAGGAGAGAAAGGATGTCCTGCTG cactGCCTCTGGTCAACATCTACAACACTCTGGGTGTGGTCGGAGCCTCCACCACTCAGATGTACTCTGATCGAGCCAAACTGAGGGAGGAGGTCGAAGGTCCAGGAAGCTTCACCTTCTTCGCCCCGAGCAACGAGGCCTGGGCTGCTCTGCCCACA GAGATCCTAGATGCTCTGGTGAGCAATGTGAACATCGAGCTGCTGAACGCTCTTCATTACCACATGGTGAACCGCCGACTGACCTCAGAGGAGCTGAAACACGGATCCTCGTTCACCTCAATGTACCAGGACTTCCACGTTCACATCCACCACTACAGCAACGGA ATCGTCACAGTGAACTGTGCTCGTCTGATCAAACCTGACCAACACGCCACCAATGGCATTGTGCATGTGGTTGACCGTGTCATCACCGCCATCTCCAGCAACGTGAACACGCTGATCGACGTTGATGAGGACCTGGAGACGCTGCGT acgGCAATCGCCGCCGCAGGTCTGACCCCAATGCTGGAGAGCGAGGGTCAGTACACCATCTTCGCTCCCACCAATGAAGCCTTCGAGAAAATTCCTCCAGAGACCCTGAACAGGATCCTTGGAGACCCTGTTGCTCTGAAAG ACCTGCTGAACTACCACATCCTGAAGCAGATGCAGTGTGCCGAGTCCATCGTGTCCGGGACTCCGATGGAGACGCTGCAAGGAACTGTTCTGGAGGTCGGCTGTGACGGTGACCACATGACCTTGAATGGTAAGGCCATCGTCACCAAGAAAGACCAGCTGGGAACCAATGGAGTCGTCCACTACATCAACGAGCTGCTCATCCCAGACTCag CGAAAACCCTCCTGGAGCTGGCTGAAGGTTCCTCTGTCACCACGGCCAGCCGGTTGTTTGCTGAGGCCGGGCTGAGCCCCCACCTGACGGGTTCCGAGGCTCTGACCCTGTTAGCTCCGCTCAACGACGCCTTCACAG gcaGTGTGACGATGTCTCCTGACATGAAGAAGCTGATGACTAATCACCTGGTGAAGCAGCAGTTGTCCTCAAAGTCTCTGTACCACGGTCAAGAGCTGGAGACGCTGGGAGGCCTCACACTCAGAGTCTTCGTCTACAGAAAC AATCTGTGCATCGAGAACGCCTGCATCGCTGCTCACGATAAGACGGGACGTTACGCCTCCATGTTCACTGTGGACAAAGTCCTCACTCCACCAATGGGAACCATCATGGACATCCTGAAGGCCGACGACCGCTTCAG TCTCCTGGTCGGTGCCATCCAGACGGCGGGGATGACGGAGCTGctgaaccagcagagggcgcacACCTTCTTTGCTCCCACCAACGACGCCTTCAACGCCCTGCCACGCCTCCAGCTCAACAACCTGCTGC GCGACCACCAGGAGCTGTCGGCCATGCTCAGGTATCATCTGGGGGAGGGTGTGTTGGTCAGCGGGGGCGTGGGATCTCACACCAGAGTCAAGCCTCTGCAGGGAGAGAAGCTGGAGCTGGGCCTG CGGAACTACACCGTCTACGTCAACAAGGTCCCGGTGGCCGACGCAGACCTGATGGCGACTAACGGAGTTGTGCACGCTGTCGACAGCATCATCAGATCCCTGC ctcccaAAGTGGACAGAGAACAGGCTGACGGACCTGCGTctgctctcagatcagctgCTTCCTCCAGG GCCGAGGCCAAGAGCTTCAGGAACG ACGACCTCTTCCAGAAGGTGATCCGGAGTCGCTCCAGCAGGACGATGGGTCAATGA
- the b4galt1l gene encoding beta-1,4-galactosyltransferase 1, translating to MSGDPANFSLLQRTCKLVVLLCLLHISVSVVFYVRSLDIRSAFVQNQQSHSNVTERNQFTSTGVNSRTGPADAPKDEHGKGQPQRGEQEPSVLELQPEKKLEKCPETSPLLVGPLRVEFTTSISLEQITKSNPNLQPGGRFKPEDCEALQKVAIIIPFRNRDEHLKYWLYYLHPILQRQQLDYGVYVINQDGVEIFNRAKLLNVGYNEALKEYDYDCFVFSDVDLIPMDDRNTYTCFSQPRHLSVSMDKFGFRLPYNQYFGGVSSMSKEQYLKINGFPNNYWGWGGEDDDIYNRLASKGMSISRPNSEVGKCRMIRHERDKQNDPNPQRFNRIAHTRETMHKDGINSLSYKVVKLDKLDLFTKITVDVGKP from the exons ATGTCCGGAGACCCCGCTAACTTCAGCCTCCTCCAGCGGACCTGTAagctggtggtgctgctgtgtCTCCTCCACATCTCCGTCTCCGTCGTCTTCTACGTTCGCTCTCTGGACATCCGGTCCGCCTTCGTCCAGAACCAGCAGTCCCACAGTAATGTCACTGAGCGGAACCAGTTCACATCCACCGGGGTCAACTCCAGAACCGGGCCGGCCGATGCCCCGAAAGACGAACACGGGAAGGGCCAGCCGCAGCGGGGGGAGCAGGAGCCGTCGGTCCTGGAGCTCCAGCCGGAGAAGAAGCTTGAGAAATGCCCCGAGACGTCACCTCTGCTGG TGGGTCCCCTGAGGGTGGAGTTCACCACCTCCATCAGTCTGGAGCAGATAACGAAGAGCAACCCTAACCTGCAGCCGGGCGGACGCTTCAAACCCGAAGACTGCGAGGCGCTGCAGAAAGTCGCCATCATCATCCCGTTCCGCAACCGAGACGAGCACCTGAAGTACTGGCTCTACTACCTGCACCCCATCCTGCAGAGACAGCAGCTGGACTACGGAGTCTACGTCATCAACCAG gACGGAGTCGAGATCTTTAACCGGGCCAAGCTGCTGAACGTGGGCTACAACGAGGCTCTGAAGGAGTACGACTACGACTGTTTTGTCTTCAGTGACGTTGACCTGATCCCCATGGACGACCGCAACACCTACACGTGTTTCAGCCAGCCGCGACACCTGTCGGTGTCCATGGACAAGTTTGGCTTCAG gctgCCATATAACCAGTACTTTGGAGGAGTCTCATCTATGAGTAAAGAACAGTATCTGAAGATCAACGGCTTCCCTAACAACTACTGGGGCTGGGGAGGAGAGGACGATGACATCTACAACAG GTTGGCGTCTAAAGGCATGTCCATCTCCAGGCCGAACAGCGAGGTGGGAAAATGTCGGATGATTCGACAcgaaagagacaaacagaacGATCCGAACCCTCAGAG gttCAACAGAATTGCTCACACCCGAGAGACGATGCACAAAGACGGGATCAACTCTCTCTCCTACAAAGTGGTGAAACTAGACAAGTTGGACCTGTTCACTAAAATCACAGTGGACGTGGGGAAGCCATGA